Below is a window of Populus alba chromosome 2, ASM523922v2, whole genome shotgun sequence DNA.
CTTGCTGGTTGCGAAGGAGAACAAGAAATCATAACCCTAGCTAGTCTATCACTGGCTTGACATGTGGATATGGTACCTCGTTGATTCAAGGTCTAGACCGATCAAAATCTAGGTTGATTCGTGACATGATCAACATGgataaaaatccaataaaaaattcaatatattctttttttaaaaaatattaaattaatttgaattaactttACTGACCTGTAACATCACCAACCAAATAATACCTAAAATCCATGCTAATTATATGAACTGCTTTTTCTGGTCCAATTTATTTCCACAATCTTCCTTGCTGGTTGTGAAGgagaacaagaaattaaaacccTAGCTAGTCTATCACCGGCTTGACATGCAGATACAGTACCTCGTTGGTTTAAAGTCTAAATCCATCAAAATCTAGGTGCATGATCAGCATGAATAAAAACCcaatgagaaattaattaactttttttcattaaaaaaaattaaattaatttaaattaaccctCTCGacctttaatttttactttgcctcaagttaaattttaaaactacaagcctgtatctttaattttaccggtcaacaacaaaatcacaaatttaCTTGTTGTTATTAGGATTTCTCTCTACACAGCTAATTTTAGTCTAATGGTTTCTCTCCATCAATAGTAATTTCAGCTCATTTTTTCGCTGGGTTTCCCCGATATCTGGGTAtctatatccttttcttttaacaatttagcccctaatatattatatttgaagGGGTGATATTGTCTAATATTGATTATGTTTTGAGGCAAGATCGATACAATCAAAAGATTTAGGACTCAATTGATTATCGATAATATATTCACATTTTAAAAAGGTATAtacttttttcttataattattcttagaacacaaacccaaataataattttataagaattaTTAGTTCTAAAAACATTGCCTCGTCAAAGTACACTCAGCTTTGCATTTAATCTTTCTATTGCGTAAATTAATGCTCAAATCAGCTCTAAAAGATCATtttaccaaaaaagaaagaaagatgacaACGCAAATTTCTCTTGCTAAAGTATGGAAATTGGATCTTAATCACAGCCTTGcatgatatgataaaaaaagagagtatttGGAAATGCGGTtgtaatcatattttaaaaaaaataatttttttattttttgaattattttgatgcgctgatcttaaaaataattttttaaaaaataaaaaaaattattttaatatatttcggtacaaaaaacattttaaaaaataaccgtaacCACACTCACAGACATGCCCGAAATCTACATCCTCAATCCACTACTTTATTCTCCCACTTATCCATATAAATATttccttttcaaattatatattttcttataactTAAAGGAGATGCATAAATTGTAACACTTCCTCAGCCAAGTCAGAACTTCACCTCTGCATTTAAAACACCTCTAAtttctccatatatatatatatatatatatatatatatataataaagtttaaatcaattaaataacttttaatttgattattggattgagatttTAGGagtatatttaattgattagctATAATTaggtagttttttcttttacttttcttgttatttttatattcaatttttaattgggtataaaatatttattcaatttagattttattagtttGGTTGGTTTAGCATATTATTCAAAAACAGTTTTGTAGGTTATCAACATTCAATTATTTGACCTTTAGAGTTTATTAAATCTCTATAGTTTAGTACAAGATCTTCTCTATAATTTAgctgtaattttaaaatttataaaaccttaatttttGCTGACTGTTTGGGAACGCGATACAAACCGTGTTccacaaaaatttaattttttttttatttttttaaaaaataattttttatgttttggatcattttaatgcgctgatctcaaaaataattttttttaaaataaaaaaaatattatttttatgtattttagcatgaaaaatattttaaaaagcaaccgcaaaCACACTTCCAAATAGACATAATAGCTTCActatggtttttatatatatatatatatatatatatatatatatatatatatatatataaaatacatttaaatagttcataaaatatatttatacgtACAATACTAGAAATAACATTTGTATACAACACAATCTATTATATatacattatttataattattactataaagATTTCCATCAATTTGATGCACAGTGAAATCCAAAATGACATTGGATTCtagctaataaaattaaaaccaatcTTAATCATCAATTTGGACTTAAGTGACCATTTGTCCCCACTTAACAGCCACTTAAACAAGCAAGAATCTATTTCCCCTTAAGTTACGCaattttgtaataataataatttcatcatcCCATAGCAGGACCAGATCCCACCCATCGAATATTTTTCCAGCTAAATCTGAAAGCAATGTTATACAAGTTTCTTATCTTTATACTGTTTTAAGCATGGTTTTTATACATGATATCCCGGATTGATCCCGAATAAGGTCTAAGTCATTGATAAGAtagtttgatattattttaatttaaaaaaaaaaacaaaattgatgagTTTTTGACTAAGTTTAGCCTAAATCAACCGGTCAGATAATCCAGATTTAATAACCTaagcttttgttttgttgacgagaaagttgagaaaaaaagttatctAAATTTGTGAGTCCTGCAACTACTTCAAATATGAGATAATTATAAACTAGTGCTTGTAGTTTAATGAGAAACTAATTAGTCCTTATACTATTAAAATATAgggaataaataataattttttaaattaaaatgaaattgacCAAGGGACTGATTTGTtaacaaatcttaaaatataaggattaaataataataatttttgaaactaTAAAGAgctaattgattaattaattttgttaaacaCTAAGCTATAATTAactcttcaaagttcaaacatgTGAGATATATATTACCTATAATAggttgagaaaaaaacattattaaagaagaaatgaataataatataaaaacaatatggaattaaaaaaaataaagttttttaagaaGTTAAAAAGGTTTTGATTGGATCCAAAACTCgttcatatttttatcatatcaaaTTAGATcaattactttatatttttataaaacccaTCTCGAACCGGATTCTAGACCGGCATACCAAGCAAAGCCAGGCTTGATGGGAGTTTGTGTCAACTGAATGAATATTTGATGATATTTCTCAATGGTAAGGTATAATACACAAAGTTGGAGAAAAAAaagcttacaaaaaaaaaaaaaaaaaaccctctcaaACCTCCAACACACCTTAATTTGTTacacattaaatgaaattataggCTAAATTGTAGAATAAATAGTTGGATAGCACCAATGACTGCAATTAGTTCTAGATTTTACATTGTAAGGAGCTCTGTATAAGAACTCTCCAAAGAATCAGTTGCTTAAATcactgaaaaaacataaatatataaatatatagatgATGAGTAAGTTGTCTTTCTCCTTGCTAAAGAGTGATGATGCAAACTGGAACCTGGCTGTACATTCTGAGGCAGACCTCTTCAGTGGAATCAATGACTGTTTATTGGTTAAATCATAGCTCAATTTTCATCTGAGTTGGTGGCACTGAGCCTGCATCATACAATTTATGGATTTCAGTTTTTTGGACTCTGAAAAAGCTACCAAAACTTGATACCTAACCAGACTTTTCTTGAAATTCTGCTTACCTTGAAAGTCCTGCTGCTGATTCTGACCATATCCCATCTGCACAACACTTTGAAGATCATCTTGCCACATTGCTGAGGCCTGAAGAACAAAATTCTAGCTGTGATGAGAACATGCAGGTGTAGGGCATCCAAAATTCATGGGGATTATCAGCAATGTTTCCTTTTCGATTACCTGATGAGAAGCATCACCAAAGCCATCAAGGGCAGGCAGCTGCATACTCGAGCTTCGCCGCAACGCAGCATTTAGTGGGTTCATAGAGAACTGGGATTCTGCATTCCTGGACATGCCATCTTGTAGGGCTAACCCTTGCTGGGATTGGTAACCATAAGGGAATGCCGGCGTCGACGAATCTAATGGATAAAGACCATGAGGCATGGATCCACGGGATTGGAAAATCTGCAACATGAATTGAATGCAGTGATCATTAGACATGAAAGTTCAGACTGGTTGTCACAGACACAGAACAGGTTGAAAGATCAACTTACATCCTTGGACAAGAAACTTTCCATGTTAATTTCCATCTTCGGGTTCACAGTTGCCAGCTTCATTGACAGAAACTGCAAATGGCATCAGCAAGTGATAAAATCCAATCAGAAATTGAccaattaaacattaaatttaagGAGGGAATTATGCAGACTTGAATATTACCTCAACCTGGCGCTGCAATGACTGCACATAGTTTATAATCTCATCAAGCATCACTGCTTTCCCAGTAACCTGCAAATCAGCAACATTCAAGCCAAAATTTAGAAGATTTTACCCCATctaatttctataatttcatTGCAGGAAAGGtgctttataataaataaataaataaataaaaccccaCAAATTTAGCATGTTATAAACACCTTATTGCATCCAGGAACAAGATCCTGAAGAAACTTCATTCTTTCGCTGATTTTTTCTCTCCTAACCTGGCCATTCAAGAAGGGCAAAAAATTCAAGGACATGTTAATACAAATCTATCAGTGTCCGAATAACAGATGACAGAACAAAGTTTGATCAATCCGTACTCTTTCAGCAAGACTGTGGCTATCTGTAGCCTGACCCCTTCTGGCCCTGACATGGATATAGTCCTTTGGTGGCTCTGGCGGGTTTGAATTGTCCTTTTTCTGTTTCTgatttccattttcttcttccatgGCCATTGCTGAATCCTTGTCACTTCCATTAGTTTCCTCTGATTTGCTTTTTTTGGCGCTCGATTCATCATTCTCTGCTGCAACCTGAGAAATGAAGCTCAATCATTAGTTTCCTCAAGTAAATCGCAGCAGAGGTCTGCACAAAGAAACAGAATTATGTACATTACCTTGACATCAGAAACAGAGGCAGAGGGAGTTTCTTTGGCTTTTCCTCTGggaattgattttcttttcctggAATTGGCATCATTCTGGGATTTCACGCTCAATTCCCCACCCGGGATCTGCTCGGACACTGAAGATTCCTCCCTGGAATCTCCATTCTCTGGTGTTGAAGGTCTTGACAACCGACTGAATTTCTTATCAGAATTCAAATTCCCATCCTGGGGTGAACTCTTATTGCTTTCTTGAACATTTGCTTGCGATCCAGCGACCTTCATTGAATTGTTACTCGAAACTCTCGACAGCTTACCAGGTTCTACTCGTGGCATCATCCTATTAATCAATTCCGATTCATTCAATCCGAATTGTCCATTTATGCCTCCAAGATTGTTGCTTCCAAAGCAAGAATATCGAGCAGCCCTCTCTACAAATCCAGGGTCAGCAGCAAATGGTGCTAAACTTGGATGGTTTACGAAGCTGTTTCCAAGAATTGGCAGATTTCCTCTCATCTGTGAATCCATCATTGAAATACTCAGCTTTGGAGGGGAATTCAATGGGGTACTATAACAAGAAGTGTTAGTGCTGTTGTTGTTATGGTTGTTAATGTAGGATTGTGGCGACATCTCGCCGGAATTGCAAATGTTTCCTAGTCTTCCAATAAGTTCTCTGATCAAAACACTGTCACCACCAACGCCAGCATTAGAAATAACGTTGGCATTGGCACTGGATGCCACTGGAGATGAGACAATGGAGCTCAAAGCAGACTCAAAGGGATCGCTCTGATCCAATAAGTTGTCCCAATTGGGATTGAGAAAGCAATTGGCAAGTTGCCCTGAACTGCAATTCAGCTCGTCGGTTTGCATTTCCATTCCAAAACTGCAAGAATTCCAAATGGAAGCTGCTGTGTTGGCTCCCTCGCCCATAAACAACTTGTCTTTTTCCATGAgaggaaagaaaacaacaagCAATTATCTTGACAGCAAGAGATGAGAAACTGAAGGGAATCTCAGAAAAGTTTAGAGGACCCAGATGAAGAATTAGAGTCGAAACTAAGAACCAAGAAAGAAAACTTACAGAGGAGTGGAAATTAATTTGCctgacaaaacaaaacaaaacaaaaaaatctatctTGAGGGAGGTGTGTTGCTATGCTTTCGGACATATAAAGAAGCGAAGGTTAAGTAGATTGGAGTTAAAAGGACATGTAATGATGATAAGAAGAGTTCTTGAAGGTTACTCAATTCAGAAGtatggaaaaaaaacagagaaaaaaaaagtggcaaGGAGAAAGAATGCGGTGGGGATGAGCTCAAAAAAGCAGAGAGAAAAGTAGAGTGCTTGTGGAGGAAAGTGGAGAGGAAGCAAGAAAGATAAAGGAAATGTCTGTTTGaccttttttctatataaaaaagaaagaaattattgaaaacattATGATTTCAAGGTTACTGTATTTCTAAATCCACTATAAACGTAGTTCAAGTCCAGTTTTGTATggattagtaaaaaaaaaatttatgtattttaaaaacatgtttaagttgaaaaaatattttagtattttttttttaattttgatgtgtcgattttaaaaataaaaataaatcttattgtattttcaaataaaaaatattctgcaCTATAATACTAAACattatctaaattttattttaccgaaacaatattgtaaaaaaaaaaaaaatatttttaaaaatatattcaaaacctCAATTAGCACTTGTTAATCCGTGAGTTAACTTGCATAACTCGAGATTTGAGCCTTGAATTGGGTTAGAAATCAAGCTAGGTCTatagatattattttactatgcatccattatgaaaaataaaataaaaaaactacagtGATGGtaaatattactatttatttgagCACGTTCATGGTTGTTTTGTCATATATTAGATGTAAGATGCTGGCATTATCATCTCTTGAATTAAAATCTAGTCTGCGCGCACCATTAAGCAAGAACACACTAATCTCTGGCTAGAACTCCAGTGAAGACGGGAGGGGATCGGAGGTGGGGTTGCCGGGCCTCGAACGTCAGGCTAGGCATTGCCTGTGTCatctatttattgaattttcaatgtttttgtcCGAGTTGAACTCAACTCAAAAGGGATTTGAGCGAGGGAGAGCAGCaaaaagccttgatttttatGCTGCAGAGAGGAAGGTGGGTGTGGCTTTCTGCTGGCACAGAACACCTCCACTGTTTTGTTGTCCATAGGGTGTTAATCACCAATGATTAATGCAGAGGGAAAAGGGATGGAAGAGGGTTTTTTTAAGATGCTTTTATGTATAGGTTATTAATTATGATTGATTACTTTAGGTgatatctttattgtttttgttctgtGTGTGGTTGTTAGGAGCTGTTTGGATCTAATGTGAAAGGATGGTAGTCTTCAGATCtggaataattttaaatattgctatctttttttaggggttttcccttttctttctttctcttttcttaatcAAAAGGATGCAGTACTTTGACATTTTCTTTTCCTCCCTAGGGGTGCAAAGTGACTGTGCAcagaaattaactaaaaaaaaacaactctagCAATTTGCATAAGCACAACAAGCACTCTAGGCAGCACAAGGTATTGCAGCGTCACTCACCATGAGACAAGTTGGTGTGATCAAGGTCTATAAATAACTctagttataaaataaaataaaaagctaagTTGGGTAAGCAAAAGTCATTTGTAACTCATATGACTCTTACTCcttgtacatattttttttcctactcctcacattatttatctttatatatattattttcttctcataAATTTACTGATTTAAACATCACAAAGTCTTTTATTCTAATAGGAGACTTGTGTTGTAAGAAACATGAAGCCTAAACAAAAAGTCTACACACTTTAGCCTAAAAGGTAGGTCATGAAAATACCACTTAAGTTCTAAAGTTTTCACAACTTCATCACTAAGTAccttttttattcatataaatgtttttctaCGGTGATAATTGATGCTTGagcatgctaattttttttttttacaacaagtGTTTGGAGATCCATTAAGACTAAATTTGTCTATGCAATCAAGTTaggtaaataatatatattatttatgttgaaataggtaaattcatgagaatttcCTTTTTATAGACAAACTTATCGTTTTATAAACTCTAATGGGTTGATGAAAGCACACTTTTATAACCACTaaacttatttctaatattagCTACTACAAAACGATCATCGATATTAACCATAATAAATTTCAATGAGGGGAATTTTTCATGAGACCTAATAAGGTAAAAACAATTTGTCACCAGAAATAGAGATATCAAATACAATCCGATAATAAGAATAAATGATAAAGCCTCAAATAACCTCTTAACTATGAAATACACTAGATtgcttaatatattaaaaaaaaaaaagaggctgaTGCTAGTGCCATTGAATGCCAGCACAAAACATACGAGTATAAAGTCGATCCTTTCTCatgttagtgaaaaaaaaaacctaaatttttttgtaatatcatATATTTGCTAGTAAAGAATTTTTGCCCATATACAATCACATAGAGTAtgtaagattgttttttaacacCCACGTCTATCACACATAGAAAAGACAAACATACCACTATTTCTACACATTAATAGAAATACACTGTCATTCTAAGTGTTGAAGGAAGAATCTCAATTTTTATAGAAGTTGTAATTTTCTAATTGCATACTAGTGAGCATTTCTATCCgtagaataaataattttggtGATAAAATCATACCTAGATTTAGAAGTATAACAGCCCAATGTCATTTCATCCCATACTAATATATTAATACGAGAGAAAAATCTAGTAAAAAGAGAAgccattaaaataacaataatatcaaTTGACAACATAATATGTAGCTGAGAGATATTACATATACATTGCTTTGAAATGATGTTAActacaaaaagtttttttttttagtggattGATGTCATGTATATTGTACCAAAGTGGATATAAAGACAATCATCTATCAAACTAGAAAGACATTTTATTCTCATTCCTAGTTATAACCATCCTACTAAAGAGAGATGTAATGTCAGTCTAAAAGGATGCATGACCAGTTTTTTGATGAAGGATGACTAATAAGTTTGAATACTCGGATGACTAGTCCATAAAAAAGGAACGAATGACTAGTCCACTAAGATGGAATGAACAACCATTCTATCAagggaaaataaaatgtttggCCTTATAAAAAAGAGACATGTTATCAAGTCCCATGAAAGGGGTTGCATGGAAAATCCACTAAAAAGGGACAGGTCTTGTTAAGGGGAGACGTGTCATCATGGAGAGGGCTTTTCTAAAAAGAGGTTAAGCAACATGGGTGCCTTTTAAACTTGGAAAAGTGGCTTATTATAATGGagggatataatctttatgCTTGGGTAAGGTGTTTTCTTATATACTAGATAGTTAAATGCCTTTATACATGGGCAAGATAACCCTATATAACCAAGAGgagtttagtttttatatttaggCAAGGTGGTTTTACATGATCGAAAGATGAATTTCTTTAATCTGGTTACGGTTTGATCTATGACTCAATCTAAGACCCGGGTCATGAATTTAATAGATTGATTCttatttaacttcttttttaatttgatcagaTTTGTAGGATACCAAATTGATTTACTGAGTTAGGCCGAGTTTAAATACGATGCTTCTAACAAGTTACATGCCTAATTAATAGCCTACCTTGCTAAATGAACAAATCCATTCATATAGCTTATAAATTAAGTAATTATTCCAGACATATCATCCAAAAGCTACCTAGCTAGCTCTAAAGTATTCTccaatttaataacaataataacaggCTATACTCTAAATTCTAGCTCTCGAAGCACTTTTAACTCTCGATTCAACAATGAATGCAACCATATAAGATAACacttaaacaaaagaaaattgaagagaaaCAACACAAAACTCGATCAAagtatctctctctcttttcaaatGCTAACAATTCATAAAATACAAGTATCCATTTCTTTGAAACACGAAAGATGCTTCTCAATGCACTCAATGTCGGCAAGGGAGGCTGAATAAGATTTTACAAATCTTAGAACTAACGTGACCTTCAATCATTGAGGACACACATTCATATGCATCTTCTTCTACTATTTTGACCAAAATTTTAATACTCCTCGGGGCCAAGTTTTGCTTCTCAATTGGTCAATGGGTTCAAGTTTCgagatgaatttgttttttaatccccaataaaaactaatatatcTGACACTTTGCAGTGTTATTTATCGTTTGTGCTAGgtttaatgttaattaattctGCCTGAGGAAGTCTCTTCCAACAAAAGCTTGAAAGAAATCATATGGGGCAGGATGGTTAATGATGGGTAGAAAATTACGAGACATGTTGTTGCCGAGGTccgaattaattttatttttaatacaaaaaaaagtggtagattaagaaaaaatcaaatctcaTGCCATTAGTTAAATTagcaatttaaatattaatgaagaacataacaaaaataaataaactaaaaaaacaaacaataaaaaaatcaccctCAAGCCTAATTGGattattaaataatcaaatactaaCCTAAccggaaaaataaaagagataaactttttttttaaaaaaaagaaaacattagcataaaaaaaagggggacCAAGCAAACCTAGGTGAACTTCCTAAACCTAATtcgatctaaaaaaataaaaaaataaaattcttaatcaaacaaatatttgaaggatgtaattgagaaaaacaatgaatggaaaaaaaatagcaattaaaaaaattaggactaaatttgacataagaattaaatgatattaaatgttttggaaaaaaacaaatgaaattaaagtATAGGGAtggaattgtaaaaaataaattcattaagaaaatgattaaaaaatagtaattaaaagaattaggaccaaatttaacatagaaattacatgaaaataaatgcCTAGGGGTGAAAttggataaaaacaaattaatcaagaaaatgattcaaaagaaaacaaatagaaattaaaagaatgaggagcgaatttaaaaataaattaaacaataaaataactagggatgaaatcaaaaataaaattcaattaaaaataatcaatgcaaATAAAACAAGTGAAAATAAGAGAAGATGGActgcatcaaaagaaaaaataaattaaagggttgATATGAAATTTTGCATGGCTAGTATGCAATctgatgaagaaaaagaaggaaaagaaagaaagaaaagaaaagcaattttAAGCCCAACCACACCGAATCACCTTACACGTGCCCCCCATAGAGTAAGGGGATACCAAGACAAATCAAATAATATGTTGGAATTACAGTTCCAACCGTTGGAGCAAGCTGCATGCACTCTTAAAATGTGGTGGAGTGACTGACGCGTGCAAGGCAGACGTcaactactttttttatttttttgtgcaaaaacataaatttccCTCGGGattaaacaatattaacaaacaAGATATGGTGAAATTACAACTAAGCCTCTGAAACCAAggctaaaaaattcaaattataaggGTAATGTAGTAATTCAACTgttctataaaatataaaaatacaaacatatCCTTGCAGAAAGCATTGGATTATTTTATCCAAGAGTTATGTTAGTAAATTTACTGTGTATAACAAAATGCAATCACCAAAACAAACCCCGCACAAtctttaaaagatatttatatcatggtaaaaatatcatcttatcCCAAAGCAAatgttaatgaaaaaataatcaagggGTAAATTTTATATTGATGTTCTATAATTATCACGTTTCAGATTAAACATGTCGTgtttaagaattataataaCTTAACATATTAGATTTTAAAGTGTGACATATCATAAaatctaaatgttttttaaaattaatcaaactgATATCACGGTAAAGAACACTACATCAATAATTAGAGGTCGCAGATATGAAATGTGAAATCCAAAATTGCGATATTTCTTGCTGCTGTGTTGAATAATCATTTCTCTATGCATTAATAATTGCCCGATTCGTCCAATAGCAACCGACTTTTCCACCCTGATGTCTTCTGCAtgctgtatttattttttagtcgaAACAAGACCAAGGAGGAGCAGACATGGATTGTGCATAACTGTAACTTGAATAAATAATCTCATTTCttggaatatattaaaataaagaagacgACGGAGGGAGGGCTGTCCTTTGCAAGGGAATATTACGTAGGGGTTAAGGTTAAGATGATGATTGTTACATGGAAGCATATAGCCGACAAGTCGGCTACCCTCCCTCCTCTTgtggtcatatatatataaagtcacctctttttttttttttttgataaccgaGGTGTCCGGGCCAACTTGcgtgcaccacaactaatccccgggcccactgaacatcttgCAAGCCAAGTGAATAGGTAAGACACCACGGGGGTGACAAGGGTACTCTTTGAGGTTCGAACCCGGAACGTTCACAAAGATTGAACTTGCAGTTGACCACAGCAGCTAAGCCCTCAAGTGTTAAAGTCACCTCTTCCTTGCCTGCACAAGAGCTGAGAAAAAAtggtgaaggaaaaaaataataataataagcgaGGAAAGCGAGTGGAGTCCCTCAAGGCTGCCAtgtctttattttataaatgtttgaCTTTTCCCTTCTTGGTTGCTTGGGGTTGTTACCCTTGCTCGTCGTTGTAgcaaaatgttaataaattttctcCCATTTCTTaagagataataaaaataaataaatgaataaacttGCTCTGATCATGCTCATTAAAATATCCtagaaatttataaattattaaaagaacttgatgttttgaccaaaactctcaagattaaacataaaatattaaaaaagagaacATTTTATACCAAAATGCCTCTATTTATAACGAAAATGCACGTATAAAGTTCGATTTCAGTGTTtgatgattgaaataaaaaagaaaacaaaaaccttcAGCCTAGGCAAGCACTTGTTATTACGATATAACACTTCGCAcgtgttttaaaatatgatagcgattattttttaaagtattttttgttcgaa
It encodes the following:
- the LOC118043818 gene encoding transcription factor bHLH62, which produces MEKDKLFMGEGANTAASIWNSCSFGMEMQTDELNCSSGQLANCFLNPNWDNLLDQSDPFESALSSIVSSPVASSANANVISNAGVGGDSVLIRELIGRLGNICNSGEMSPQSYINNHNNNSTNTSCYSTPLNSPPKLSISMMDSQMRGNLPILGNSFVNHPSLAPFAADPGFVERAARYSCFGSNNLGGINGQFGLNESELINRMMPRVEPGKLSRVSSNNSMKVAGSQANVQESNKSSPQDGNLNSDKKFSRLSRPSTPENGDSREESSVSEQIPGGELSVKSQNDANSRKRKSIPRGKAKETPSASVSDVKVAAENDESSAKKSKSEETNGSDKDSAMAMEEENGNQKQKKDNSNPPEPPKDYIHVRARRGQATDSHSLAERVRREKISERMKFLQDLVPGCNKVTGKAVMLDEIINYVQSLQRQVEFLSMKLATVNPKMEINMESFLSKDIFQSRGSMPHGLYPLDSSTPAFPYGYQSQQGLALQDGMSRNAESQFSMNPLNAALRRSSSMQLPALDGFGDASHQASAMWQDDLQSVVQMGYGQNQQQDFQGSVPPTQMKIEL